A window of Amycolatopsis australiensis contains these coding sequences:
- the nadD gene encoding nicotinate-nucleotide adenylyltransferase, with product MSPRRIGVMGGTFDPVHHGHLVAASEVQSRFGLDEVIFVPTGQPWQKTGRQVTRAEDRYLMTVIATASNPVFSVSRVDIDRGGQTYTVDTLRDLHAEYPDDQLFFITGADALEQILTWHKADELFDFAHFIGVTRPGYRLNSHHLPSGKVSLVEVTAMAISSTGCRERVERGEPVWYLVPDGVVRYIAKKDLYRKSD from the coding sequence ATGTCACCACGGCGGATCGGGGTCATGGGCGGCACTTTCGACCCCGTGCACCACGGCCACCTCGTCGCGGCCAGCGAGGTCCAGTCCCGGTTCGGGCTCGACGAGGTGATCTTCGTCCCGACCGGGCAGCCGTGGCAGAAGACCGGCCGCCAGGTCACCAGGGCCGAGGACCGTTACCTGATGACCGTGATCGCGACCGCGTCCAACCCGGTGTTCTCGGTCAGCCGCGTCGACATCGACCGCGGCGGCCAGACCTACACCGTCGACACGCTGCGCGACCTGCACGCCGAGTACCCCGACGACCAGCTGTTCTTCATCACCGGCGCCGACGCGCTCGAGCAGATCCTCACCTGGCACAAGGCCGACGAGCTGTTCGACTTCGCGCACTTCATCGGCGTCACCCGCCCCGGCTACCGGCTCAACTCGCATCACCTGCCCAGCGGCAAGGTGAGCCTCGTCGAGGTCACGGCGATGGCGATCTCGTCCACCGGCTGCCGTGAGCGCGTCGAACGCGGGGAGCCGGTCTGGTACCTCGTGCCCGACGGCGTCGTCCGCTACATCGCCAAGAAGGATCTCTACCGGAAGAGCGACTGA
- the rsfS gene encoding ribosome silencing factor — MAATSEARELAVAAAHAAADKKASDVVVLDVSEQLVITDAFVIASASNERLVGAIVDNVEEKLRESGHKPVRREGAREGRWVLLDYVDVVVHVQHVEERTFYGLERLWKDCPRIEVDGLAEPPADEDPDAP; from the coding sequence GTGGCAGCCACGTCCGAGGCACGAGAGCTGGCCGTAGCGGCCGCACACGCGGCGGCGGACAAGAAGGCCAGCGACGTCGTCGTGCTGGACGTGTCCGAGCAGCTCGTCATCACCGACGCCTTCGTCATCGCCTCCGCGTCCAACGAGCGACTGGTCGGCGCGATCGTCGACAACGTCGAGGAGAAGCTGCGGGAAAGCGGCCACAAGCCGGTCCGCCGCGAAGGCGCGCGCGAAGGGCGCTGGGTGCTGCTCGACTACGTCGACGTCGTCGTCCACGTCCAGCACGTCGAAGAGCGCACCTTCTACGGCCTCGAGCGGCTGTGGAAGGACTGCCCGCGCATCGAGGTGGACGGTCTCGCGGAGCCTCCCGCCGACGAGGACCCGGACGCCCCGTGA
- a CDS encoding histidine phosphatase family protein, with protein sequence MSPRRLVLWRHGETDYNAAGRMQGHLDSALTPVGWNQARFAVPALARFSPDLVIASDLRRATDTATVLTEAIGVPLRIDKRLRETHLGEWQGLTGAEVDEAYPGERARWRTDATWAPPGGENRLDVADRASEVVADLQATPEVGDTVLLAAHGGLITALTARLLNLPVEAWPSLGGISNCHWVELGLRDGKWRLHAYNAGMHG encoded by the coding sequence GTGAGTCCGCGGCGGCTCGTGCTCTGGCGCCACGGCGAGACGGACTACAACGCCGCCGGGCGGATGCAGGGGCACCTCGACTCGGCGCTGACCCCGGTCGGCTGGAACCAGGCCCGGTTCGCGGTCCCCGCGCTGGCCCGGTTTTCCCCGGACCTCGTCATCGCCAGCGACCTGCGCCGCGCCACCGACACGGCCACCGTGCTCACCGAGGCGATCGGCGTGCCGCTGCGGATCGACAAGCGGCTGCGCGAGACGCACCTGGGCGAGTGGCAGGGGCTCACCGGCGCGGAGGTCGACGAGGCCTACCCCGGCGAGCGTGCCCGCTGGCGCACCGACGCGACGTGGGCGCCGCCGGGCGGCGAGAACCGCCTCGACGTCGCCGACCGCGCGAGCGAGGTGGTCGCCGACCTGCAGGCCACGCCCGAAGTGGGTGACACCGTGCTGCTGGCCGCGCACGGCGGGCTGATCACCGCGCTGACCGCGCGGCTGCTGAACCTGCCGGTGGAGGCCTGGCCGTCGCTGGGCGGCATCTCGAACTGCCACTGGGTGGAGCTGGGCCTGCGCGACGGGAAGTGGCGGCTGCACGCCTACAACGCGGGGATGCACGGCTAG
- the octT gene encoding diglucosylglycerate octanoyltransferase, with the protein MGPRLLVFGDSLSFHGPEGPCAADEPRLWPNVAARALGGTADLVAGIGWTARDVWWSLTGDPRVWADLHHVDAVVLAIGSMDTLPSPLPTYLRTGLRYLRPDPVRRVVRKAYLAAQPRLSVAFRGRPAVLPAKLTVQYLDTAVGALRVLRPELPIFGWLPSVHRAAAYGGVHTARPAAAAAMAAWSSRVGVPLLDLEAVVGEHVLSGAGNPDGMHWGWSGHAAVGEAMSVLLAPALAPRHVG; encoded by the coding sequence ATGGGCCCCCGCCTGCTCGTGTTCGGCGATTCGCTGAGCTTTCACGGTCCCGAAGGCCCCTGCGCCGCGGACGAGCCACGGCTGTGGCCGAACGTCGCCGCCCGCGCCCTCGGCGGCACCGCCGACCTGGTCGCCGGGATCGGCTGGACCGCGCGCGACGTCTGGTGGTCGCTGACCGGCGACCCGCGTGTCTGGGCCGACCTGCACCACGTCGACGCGGTCGTCCTGGCGATCGGCAGCATGGACACGCTGCCTTCGCCGTTGCCGACGTACCTGCGGACCGGCCTGCGGTACCTGCGCCCCGACCCGGTGCGGCGCGTGGTCCGCAAGGCCTACCTCGCCGCGCAACCCCGGTTGTCCGTGGCGTTCCGCGGCCGTCCCGCGGTGCTGCCGGCGAAACTCACCGTGCAGTACCTCGACACCGCCGTGGGCGCGCTGCGCGTCCTGCGGCCCGAGCTGCCGATCTTCGGCTGGCTGCCGTCGGTGCACCGCGCGGCGGCCTACGGCGGCGTGCACACCGCGCGTCCCGCCGCGGCGGCCGCGATGGCGGCCTGGAGTTCGCGGGTGGGCGTTCCCCTGCTGGACCTGGAAGCCGTCGTGGGGGAGCACGTGCTGAGCGGCGCGGGCAACCCGGACGGCATGCACTGGGGCTGGTCCGGCCACGCCGCGGTGGGCGAAGCGATGTCCGTGTTGCTGGCCCCGGCGCTGGCACCCCGCCACGTAGGCTGA
- a CDS encoding DegV family protein, which produces MSVAVVTDSTAHLPEGFAERHAVRVVPLHVLVDGVVSLDGVETGPAAVAEALSQRKIVTTSRPTPSEFVKEYRAALAEGADAIVSVHLSRELSGTWEAAVLAAQEVGPDRVRVVDSRTTAMGLGFAALHAASAAAAGAGAAEVEAAAVAAAGCSSTLFVVETLEHLRRGGRIGPAAALLGTALAVKPVLHMSDGRILPLEKVRTMNRALARLVELAAAAAADDDVELAVHHLASPERAVELANRLEEAVPRSAGCVVSELGAVIGAHTGPGVLGVVVQRTAPLRR; this is translated from the coding sequence GTGTCGGTCGCCGTAGTCACGGATTCCACCGCCCACCTGCCGGAGGGCTTCGCCGAACGGCACGCGGTCCGGGTGGTGCCGCTGCACGTCCTGGTCGACGGCGTGGTCTCCCTGGACGGCGTCGAGACCGGCCCGGCGGCCGTCGCCGAGGCGTTGAGCCAGCGCAAGATCGTCACAACGTCCCGGCCGACGCCCAGCGAGTTCGTGAAGGAGTACCGGGCGGCGCTCGCCGAGGGCGCCGACGCGATCGTTTCCGTGCACCTGTCGCGCGAGCTGTCGGGCACCTGGGAAGCGGCGGTGCTCGCGGCCCAGGAAGTCGGCCCGGACCGGGTCCGCGTGGTCGACTCGCGCACCACCGCGATGGGACTCGGGTTCGCCGCGCTGCACGCCGCTTCCGCCGCCGCTGCCGGGGCCGGCGCGGCCGAGGTCGAGGCCGCGGCGGTGGCCGCGGCCGGCTGCTCGTCGACGTTGTTCGTCGTGGAGACGCTGGAGCACCTGCGGCGCGGCGGGCGGATCGGCCCGGCGGCGGCCCTGCTCGGCACGGCGCTGGCGGTGAAGCCGGTGCTGCACATGTCCGACGGCCGGATCCTGCCGCTGGAGAAGGTCCGCACCATGAACCGGGCGCTCGCGCGGCTGGTCGAGCTGGCCGCGGCCGCCGCCGCGGACGACGACGTCGAGCTGGCCGTCCACCACCTCGCCTCGCCGGAGCGGGCGGTCGAGCTGGCGAACCGGCTGGAGGAGGCGGTGCCGCGCTCGGCGGGCTGCGTGGTCTCCGAGCTGGGCGCGGTGATCGGCGCGCACACCGGACCCGGTGTGCTCGGGGTGGTCGTCCAGCGGACGGCGCCGCTGCGCCGCTAG
- a CDS encoding ComEA family DNA-binding protein, producing MFEQPARDPGLPVNDRLSWLADQLAPDASTVGPGGRLVRRWLPGGSAGAGRRRWALAGVLAAVVVIVLGSVALFGGRPAPESPPALSSAKPAGEPSARAAPQAGLVVSVVGRVRSPGLVTVPQGARVADVLRAAGGAEPGADLSALNLARKVTDGEQLAVGIPAPAAPADAPAGGKVDLNVASADQLDTLPGVGEVTAKRIVQWRTDHGGFTKVEQLRDVDGIGESKFERLREQVTVG from the coding sequence GTGTTCGAGCAGCCCGCCCGGGATCCGGGCCTCCCCGTCAACGACCGGCTCTCCTGGCTGGCCGACCAGCTCGCGCCCGACGCGAGCACGGTCGGGCCGGGCGGCCGGCTGGTCCGGCGCTGGCTGCCGGGCGGATCGGCCGGTGCCGGCCGCCGCCGGTGGGCGCTCGCCGGTGTCCTCGCCGCGGTCGTGGTGATCGTCCTCGGCTCGGTCGCGCTCTTCGGCGGCCGTCCGGCGCCCGAGTCGCCCCCCGCGCTGTCCAGCGCCAAACCGGCGGGCGAGCCGTCGGCCCGGGCCGCGCCCCAGGCCGGGCTCGTCGTCAGCGTCGTCGGCCGGGTCCGCTCACCCGGGCTGGTCACCGTGCCGCAAGGCGCGCGGGTCGCCGACGTGCTGCGGGCGGCGGGCGGCGCGGAACCCGGCGCGGACCTGAGCGCGCTGAACCTCGCCCGCAAGGTGACCGACGGCGAGCAGCTCGCGGTGGGGATCCCGGCGCCGGCCGCACCGGCTGACGCACCGGCGGGCGGGAAGGTCGACCTCAACGTGGCGAGCGCGGACCAGCTGGACACGCTGCCGGGCGTCGGCGAGGTGACGGCCAAGCGGATCGTCCAGTGGCGCACCGACCACGGCGGTTTCACGAAGGTCGAGCAACTCCGCGATGTCGACGGCATTGGAGAAAGCAAGTTCGAACGACTCCGCGAGCAGGTGACGGTCGGATGA
- a CDS encoding ComEC/Rec2 family competence protein encodes MSALPTTDTRQDMRLVPAALACWLAALGGLLLGWWTAVAVGGASAVLAGLLYWRARQGRPRLVGAAVALLVLGIAAAGPVAWRIRDAQRDDLRAAAAQGLPAVLRVVVAERPKPVRSAGYADQQAGARSVVLTADVRTASVAGRPVSSAGRVLLLAPVAQWAALLPGQDVTATGLLMPPRGSDLTAAVLSVRGPPGEPGPAPWWQRAAAGLRAGLHDLCQVLPDEPAGLLPGLVLGDTSALSPRVEQEFVTAGLAHLTAVSGGNLAVACGAVLLLLRVLRLGPRLSAVAAGACLAGFLVLVGPEPSVLRAGVMAAVALLALALGRRGSALPALAFAVCVLVVTDPAMATDFGFALSVFATAGLVLLAPRWAAALVRRGVPPGFAEGLAIPLAAFLVTAPVLAGMAGSVSLVSVLTNVLAAPVVAPATVLGVLATVTGPWWPGAGKVLVHLADPEARWLITVARHGARAPGAVVAWPGGWIGGLLAAAVLVALVLAARLRRVRLLMAVLAAGALLVFVPVRVLAPAWPPRDWAMVECDVGQGDAVVLATAEPGRAVVVDTGPEPGPVDECLHRLAVDRIPLLVLSHLHADHIGGLASVFEGRAVGGIAVGPGRAPEWAWRQVAAEAARQAVPLVELNPGERLAWPGLSLDVLGPRYVPARTVGHQDGTTINNSSVVLRAETPAGRVLLTGDVELAAQADLLADVGELKAEVLKVPHHGSRYSLPSFLSAVAPRVALVSVGAGNTYGHPSKSTMDSLAALGALVTRTDRDGDTAVVTGTAIVRRGEPRGPPRR; translated from the coding sequence ATGAGCGCACTGCCCACGACCGACACCCGGCAGGACATGCGGCTGGTCCCGGCCGCGCTGGCGTGCTGGCTCGCCGCGCTGGGCGGCCTGCTGCTGGGCTGGTGGACGGCCGTCGCGGTCGGCGGCGCTTCGGCGGTGCTCGCCGGGCTGCTGTACTGGCGGGCTCGCCAAGGACGTCCCCGGCTGGTCGGCGCGGCGGTGGCCCTGCTGGTGCTGGGAATCGCGGCCGCGGGACCTGTCGCCTGGCGGATCCGGGACGCGCAGCGCGACGACCTCCGCGCCGCCGCGGCTCAAGGTCTGCCCGCCGTGTTGCGGGTCGTCGTCGCCGAACGCCCGAAGCCCGTGCGCAGCGCCGGGTACGCCGACCAGCAGGCCGGTGCCCGGTCGGTGGTCCTGACGGCCGACGTCCGCACGGCCTCGGTAGCTGGCAGGCCGGTCTCGTCCGCCGGACGCGTGCTGCTGCTGGCGCCGGTCGCGCAGTGGGCGGCATTGCTCCCGGGCCAGGACGTGACGGCGACCGGCCTGCTGATGCCGCCGCGCGGCTCGGACCTGACGGCTGCGGTGCTGTCCGTGCGCGGCCCGCCGGGCGAGCCGGGCCCGGCGCCGTGGTGGCAGCGGGCCGCGGCCGGGCTGCGCGCCGGTCTCCACGACCTGTGCCAGGTCCTGCCGGACGAACCAGCGGGCTTGCTGCCGGGCCTCGTTCTCGGCGACACGAGTGCGCTGTCCCCGCGGGTCGAGCAGGAGTTCGTCACGGCCGGGCTCGCCCACCTGACGGCGGTCAGCGGCGGCAACCTCGCCGTGGCGTGCGGTGCGGTCCTGCTCCTGCTACGCGTGCTGCGGCTCGGTCCCCGGCTGTCGGCAGTGGCGGCGGGTGCGTGCCTGGCCGGGTTCCTCGTCCTCGTCGGCCCGGAACCGAGCGTGCTGCGGGCCGGGGTGATGGCGGCGGTCGCGTTGCTGGCCCTGGCGCTGGGGCGGCGGGGTTCGGCGCTGCCGGCGCTGGCGTTCGCGGTCTGCGTGCTGGTGGTGACGGATCCGGCGATGGCCACGGACTTCGGGTTCGCGCTGTCGGTGTTCGCCACCGCCGGGCTGGTCCTGCTCGCACCGCGCTGGGCTGCCGCGCTGGTCCGTCGTGGCGTCCCACCCGGGTTCGCCGAAGGGCTGGCGATCCCGTTGGCGGCCTTCCTGGTGACGGCGCCGGTCCTCGCCGGCATGGCGGGCTCGGTGAGCCTGGTTTCGGTGCTGACGAACGTCCTCGCCGCACCGGTCGTCGCTCCGGCGACGGTGCTCGGCGTGCTGGCGACGGTCACCGGCCCCTGGTGGCCGGGCGCGGGGAAGGTCCTCGTGCACCTGGCCGACCCGGAGGCCCGGTGGCTGATCACGGTGGCCCGGCACGGCGCGCGGGCCCCCGGCGCGGTCGTCGCCTGGCCCGGCGGCTGGATCGGTGGGCTCCTGGCCGCCGCCGTGCTCGTGGCGCTGGTCCTGGCCGCCCGGCTCCGGCGCGTCCGGCTGCTCATGGCGGTCCTGGCCGCCGGTGCGCTGCTGGTCTTCGTTCCGGTCCGGGTGCTGGCGCCGGCGTGGCCGCCGCGTGACTGGGCGATGGTCGAGTGCGACGTCGGTCAGGGCGACGCGGTCGTGCTGGCGACGGCCGAGCCAGGACGGGCCGTCGTCGTGGACACCGGTCCCGAGCCGGGACCGGTCGACGAGTGCCTGCACCGGCTGGCTGTCGACCGCATCCCGCTGCTGGTGCTGAGCCACCTGCACGCCGACCACATCGGCGGCCTGGCGTCGGTCTTCGAGGGCCGGGCGGTCGGCGGGATCGCGGTCGGGCCGGGGCGTGCGCCGGAATGGGCGTGGCGGCAGGTCGCCGCGGAGGCCGCCCGGCAGGCGGTGCCGCTGGTGGAGCTGAACCCTGGGGAGCGGCTGGCGTGGCCCGGCCTCTCACTCGACGTGCTCGGGCCACGCTATGTGCCGGCCCGCACGGTGGGACACCAGGACGGCACGACGATCAACAACAGTTCGGTGGTGCTGCGGGCGGAGACCCCGGCCGGCCGGGTGCTGCTGACCGGCGACGTCGAGCTGGCCGCGCAGGCCGACCTGCTGGCCGACGTCGGAGAGCTGAAAGCGGAGGTGCTGAAGGTCCCGCATCACGGTTCGCGTTACTCGCTGCCGTCGTTCCTCTCGGCGGTGGCGCCGCGAGTGGCGTTGGTCAGCGTGGGCGCGGGCAACACGTACGGACATCCGAGCAAGTCCACAATGGACAGCCTGGCGGCACTGGGCGCGCTCGTCACCCGCACCGACCGCGACGGGGACACAGCGGTGGTGACCGGCACGGCGATCGTCCGCCGGGGCGAGCCTCGCGGCCCGCCGCGCCGATGA
- the thrC gene encoding threonine synthase — MTATLGTTSTTKTPDLGPAVELVSKEEGHRQPLAPEFVSAEDFSPLEVAYDFGRVRREDIEAGPKNIWRYKKLLPVPSNVEEIPNTEPGATRLIRADRLAKELGLKRVWVKDDTGNPTHSFKDRVVAVALAAAREFGFEVLACPSTGNLANATAAAAARAGWRSVVLIPKTLERAKILTTAVYDGDLIAVDGNYDDVNRLATELAGEHPKWAFVNVNVRPYYSEGSKTLAFEVAEQLGWRIPPQIVVPIASGSQLTKVDKGFRELGQLGLVDASPYKVFGAQATGCSPVSAAFRAGHDVVQPVRPDTIARSLAIGNPADGPYVLDIVNRTGGAIEDVTDEEVVEGIRLLARTEGIFTETAGGVTVATAKKLVETGKLDPDAETVLLITGDGLKTLDAVENHLGPKAIVPPSAAAVNEALGY; from the coding sequence ATGACCGCAACCCTCGGCACGACCTCCACCACGAAGACCCCGGATCTCGGTCCCGCCGTCGAACTGGTGTCGAAGGAAGAGGGTCACCGCCAGCCGCTCGCCCCGGAGTTCGTCTCCGCCGAGGACTTCTCGCCGCTCGAGGTCGCCTACGACTTCGGCCGCGTCCGCCGCGAAGACATCGAGGCCGGACCCAAGAACATCTGGCGCTACAAGAAACTCCTCCCGGTTCCGTCCAACGTCGAAGAGATCCCGAACACCGAGCCCGGCGCGACCCGGCTGATCCGCGCCGACCGCCTTGCGAAGGAACTCGGCCTCAAGCGCGTGTGGGTCAAGGACGACACCGGCAACCCGACGCACTCCTTCAAGGACCGCGTCGTCGCCGTCGCGCTGGCGGCGGCCCGCGAGTTCGGGTTCGAGGTACTCGCCTGTCCCTCGACCGGCAACCTGGCCAACGCGACGGCCGCCGCCGCGGCCCGCGCGGGCTGGCGGTCGGTCGTGCTGATCCCGAAGACCCTCGAGCGCGCCAAGATCCTCACCACCGCGGTGTACGACGGCGACCTGATCGCCGTCGACGGCAACTACGACGACGTCAATCGCCTCGCCACCGAACTGGCCGGTGAGCACCCGAAGTGGGCGTTCGTGAACGTGAACGTCCGGCCGTACTACTCGGAAGGCTCGAAGACGCTGGCCTTCGAGGTCGCCGAGCAGCTCGGCTGGCGCATCCCGCCACAGATCGTCGTGCCGATCGCCTCCGGTTCGCAGCTGACCAAGGTGGACAAGGGGTTCCGCGAGCTGGGTCAGCTCGGTCTCGTGGACGCCAGCCCATACAAGGTGTTCGGCGCCCAGGCCACCGGCTGCTCGCCGGTGTCGGCCGCCTTCCGCGCCGGCCACGACGTGGTCCAGCCGGTGAGGCCGGACACGATCGCCCGTTCGCTGGCGATCGGCAACCCGGCCGACGGCCCGTACGTGCTCGACATCGTCAACCGCACCGGCGGCGCGATCGAGGACGTCACCGACGAAGAGGTCGTCGAAGGCATCCGGCTGCTGGCCCGCACGGAGGGCATCTTCACCGAGACGGCGGGCGGGGTCACCGTCGCCACGGCGAAGAAGCTGGTCGAGACGGGCAAGCTGGACCCGGACGCCGAGACGGTCCTGCTGATCACCGGCGACGGCCTCAAGACCCTCGACGCGGTCGAGAACCACCTCGGCCCGAAGGCGATCGTGCCCCCGTCGGCTGCGGCCGTGAACGAGGCGCTCGGCTACTGA
- the holA gene encoding DNA polymerase III subunit delta, which yields MTAQATAPAPLHLVLGEEELLIERAVRETLAAARATDPAAELTRVRVSELTAPELAELVSPSLFSEGRVIVLESAQDISQELADAVAAYLKDPADGVVLVVVHTGGGRSKAGKSLPAALKKAGAEVTECPKLTKPAEREQFVRHEVRRAGGKIDPAGVAALIDAVGSDLRELSSAASQLVADTGGTVDADAVRRYHRGRADVTGFAVAEKAVSGDRSAALESLRWAMQLGVPHVLVADALADAVRTIARVAGAGRGNPNQMAGELGMPPWKIRKAQGQSRGWNPDGLATAMRVVARLNAEVKGVAADPGYALERAVLEVAAAKGDR from the coding sequence GTGACCGCGCAAGCCACCGCCCCGGCGCCGCTACACTTGGTGCTGGGCGAGGAAGAACTGCTGATCGAGCGGGCCGTCCGCGAGACGCTCGCTGCCGCCCGCGCGACCGACCCGGCGGCCGAGCTGACCCGTGTCCGGGTGTCGGAACTCACAGCGCCGGAGCTGGCCGAACTGGTCAGCCCGTCGCTGTTCAGCGAAGGCCGTGTGATCGTCCTGGAGTCGGCGCAGGACATCTCGCAGGAGCTGGCCGACGCCGTCGCGGCGTACCTGAAGGACCCGGCGGACGGCGTCGTGCTGGTCGTCGTGCACACCGGCGGCGGCCGCAGCAAGGCGGGCAAGTCGCTCCCGGCGGCGCTGAAGAAGGCGGGCGCCGAGGTGACGGAGTGCCCGAAGCTGACGAAGCCGGCGGAGCGGGAGCAGTTCGTCCGGCATGAGGTACGCCGGGCGGGCGGCAAGATCGACCCGGCGGGTGTCGCGGCGCTGATCGACGCGGTGGGCTCTGACCTGCGGGAACTCTCCTCGGCGGCGAGCCAGCTGGTGGCCGACACGGGCGGAACGGTCGACGCGGACGCGGTCCGCCGCTACCACCGCGGCCGCGCGGACGTGACGGGCTTCGCGGTGGCGGAGAAGGCAGTGAGCGGAGATCGCTCGGCGGCGCTGGAGTCGCTGCGCTGGGCGATGCAGCTGGGGGTCCCGCACGTGCTGGTGGCGGACGCACTGGCCGACGCGGTCCGCACGATCGCCCGCGTCGCCGGCGCGGGCCGCGGCAACCCGAACCAGATGGCGGGCGAACTGGGCATGCCGCCGTGGAAGATCCGCAAGGCGCAGGGCCAGTCCCGAGGCTGGAACCCGGACGGCCTGGCAACGGCGATGCGGGTGGTGGCCCGCCTGAACGCCGAGGTCAAGGGCGTGGCGGCCGACCCGGGCTACGCACTGGAGCGAGCGGTCCTGGAGGTGGCGGCGGCCAAGGGTGACCGCTGA
- the rpsT gene encoding 30S ribosomal protein S20 — MANIKSQIKRITTNEKARQRNQAIRSSVKTAIRKVREAAEAGDKAKAIELQRDAAQKLDKAVSKGVIHANQAANKKSALAKRVNAL; from the coding sequence ATGGCCAACATCAAGTCGCAGATCAAGCGCATCACGACGAACGAGAAGGCGCGTCAGCGCAACCAGGCGATCCGGTCCTCGGTGAAGACCGCGATCCGCAAGGTCCGCGAAGCCGCCGAGGCCGGCGACAAGGCCAAGGCGATCGAGCTGCAGCGCGACGCCGCCCAGAAGCTGGACAAGGCCGTCTCGAAGGGCGTCATCCACGCCAACCAGGCCGCCAACAAGAAGTCGGCGCTGGCCAAGCGCGTCAACGCGCTCTGA
- a CDS encoding DMT family transporter: MNGTALSFVLVAAVVHAAWNLAAKRISAGGTQFVWLYYTVSAVVLLPVTAVLLAVEPQRPQWSWLLAALGTSVLHIAYGIVLQRGYRVGDLSVVYPVARGTGPLLSVLAAVLVLGERPGALGLLGAFLVVAGVLVISTGRTGGDAHAVKAGIFYGLLTGAVIAGYTLWDAHSVTGLGVPPVVYFGLGSVLQSVLLVPGALAGRAEVRRLWRERRREVLLVGLLSPVAYILVLFALTMAPVSLVAPARELSIVLGGLAAWLVLGERDAVRRLAGSVIVLTGIAAIAAA, encoded by the coding sequence ATGAACGGCACCGCTCTCTCCTTCGTCCTCGTCGCGGCCGTCGTGCACGCCGCCTGGAACCTGGCCGCCAAGCGGATCTCCGCCGGTGGCACCCAGTTCGTCTGGCTCTACTACACCGTTTCCGCGGTCGTCCTGCTGCCCGTCACGGCCGTGCTGCTGGCCGTCGAACCGCAACGTCCACAGTGGAGCTGGCTGCTCGCCGCGCTGGGCACGTCGGTGCTGCACATCGCCTACGGCATCGTGCTGCAGCGCGGGTACCGGGTCGGCGACCTCTCCGTCGTCTACCCGGTCGCGCGGGGCACCGGGCCGCTGCTGTCGGTGCTCGCCGCCGTCCTGGTGCTCGGGGAACGTCCCGGCGCGCTCGGGCTGCTCGGCGCGTTCCTGGTCGTCGCCGGAGTGCTCGTGATCAGCACCGGCCGGACCGGAGGCGACGCCCACGCGGTCAAGGCCGGCATCTTCTACGGCCTCCTGACCGGCGCCGTCATCGCCGGCTACACCCTCTGGGACGCGCACTCGGTGACCGGCCTCGGCGTGCCGCCGGTCGTCTACTTCGGCCTCGGCTCGGTGCTGCAGAGCGTGCTGCTCGTCCCCGGCGCGCTGGCCGGCCGTGCCGAGGTGCGGCGGCTCTGGCGCGAGCGACGCCGTGAGGTGCTGCTGGTCGGGCTGCTTTCTCCGGTCGCCTACATCCTCGTGCTGTTCGCCCTCACGATGGCGCCGGTCAGCCTGGTCGCGCCCGCTCGCGAGCTGAGCATCGTGCTCGGCGGCCTCGCCGCCTGGCTGGTGCTGGGCGAGCGGGACGCCGTGCGGCGGCTCGCCGGGTCGGTGATCGTGCTCACCGGCATCGCCGCGATTGCGGCCGCCTGA
- a CDS encoding VOC family protein has product MEVLKSRLLIRPRDAEASTAFYRDTLGLAVEREFPGGTVFFLGHGSLEVSGRGETGASPDLVLWLQVRDLAATLADLKAKGLEPVRDARREPWGLDEAWIADPDGTRIVLVEVPEGHPIRTDTR; this is encoded by the coding sequence ATGGAAGTCCTGAAGAGCCGGCTGCTGATCCGCCCGCGCGACGCCGAGGCGAGCACGGCGTTCTACCGCGACACGCTCGGCCTCGCCGTGGAACGCGAGTTCCCCGGCGGCACCGTGTTCTTCCTCGGCCACGGCTCCCTGGAGGTCTCCGGCCGCGGCGAGACGGGTGCGTCGCCCGACCTGGTGCTCTGGCTGCAGGTCCGCGACCTCGCCGCGACGCTCGCCGACCTGAAGGCCAAGGGCCTGGAGCCGGTGCGGGACGCCCGGCGCGAGCCCTGGGGGCTCGACGAGGCCTGGATCGCCGACCCCGACGGCACGCGCATCGTGCTGGTCGAGGTGCCCGAGGGCCACCCGATCCGGACCGACACCCGCTAG